ATGGTCATACCGGCATCCAGTCGGCTGCCGGGAGAATGTTCCCGGGCTCTTCATGGCAGATGTGTCACGTCCACTTCATCCGGGCGGTTCTCAGAAAAGTTCCACGGAAATATCACACGGAAATCGCTGAGGTTCTCAAAGAATGCCTCTCGGATCCGGGTAAGTTGCTCGACTATGCAGTCCAACTCGATGACAGGGGATTCTCCCGTGCGGCTGATACGATTCACCGGTTCCATCTGGGATTGTTCAATTATCGTGCGTTTCCTCCGGAGTTCTGGAAAAAGATCCGAACTACCAATCTTCTGGAACGAGTCAACAGGGAACTCAAACGGCGGAGCAAAAAGATCGGGGCTTTCCCCTGTGATGCCTCGTTGCTCAGACTCGCCGGGTCTATTCTTATCGACATCAACGAGGAATGGATCACCGGTAGCCGGTATTTATCTGCCAAGAGTGAGATGATCTCTTTGGATACTGAGGCTGATTTTACAGCATTATAGAGACACTACCAAATTTTCTCCAGATATTTTTTTTCGTAAATTTTCTCAAAAATTTTCTCCAAAAATCTTTTTGGTTTTATTAAAGATACGTGGGAACCTCCGCCTCACGGCCAATCCATCTTACCCGGTCAGGCACCACTCACTCCGACGTTGGAAAAAGTCCATGATTTTCGCGTATTTCGCCATAATTCCTGCAAAAAACGCCCTTTTTCCACCCCATAATCCGGGGGCTGCCATGGGGCCTGGAACCGCGTTTCTTAAAAAAACAGGCTGGAATACGTGGCAAACCAACAGAAACGCAATAAAAGCGTCCCGGTAAAAACCTTAAATTTGCGTTATTATGGCAAACGGACCAATTTTATTGGATTTCTGGCGAACCTGAAAAGAATTTGTTCCGCCGAACCAGGTTTCGACAGGCCGGTGCGGGAAAACGGAGCCCGTACAGGGCGTATTCTGGCAATCGGGGCAATGTGGAGATCATGAGGAGAGGTATGTTTTCCGGGGCACCGGGAAAATGCCCCGAACCGGGTTTATCGACGGAGATGTGGTCTCCGGATATGTGTTGATTGGTTCTGGAGGGAGTATGTCGGGATAGCGGCCGTATGTGTTGTATCAGGCAACAAGAAAAGAGAGTACTGAATTTTTAAAACCCTCCGGGCCTTTTCCGGAAATTTTTTGAAAAATCGTATGAAAATTACGAGGGTAACCCCCTCTCTCCCCCAAAGGGAGAGGCAACCCAGGGGACAAAACCCCTGACCCCCGTTCTGGGTATTTCCATCAGCCTTATGAGGGGCTATCGTATTTGGGAGATGCCCTGGCGCCGGGGGCGGGGGCACAAGGTGCTGGAGCCCCCAAGAGCGATCATAAAGGAAAATATATTCTGTCATTCCTGAAATGAGTCCCAACAACGGGATCGTACCCGTACTTCAAATGGACAAGCCCTCATCAAGAAAGAGAACCGTACCGGAACGGGACTCAGGCCGGTTGCCCGGGAACTGCCGGGTACGTCTCGTGGCCGGGTGGTTCCGGATCCACCGGCTGGTAAATTTATCATAGATTGGGGCCACAATAGTATCTACAACATTCGGAGAGTTCCATGTATCTAGTCGGAGAAGCACTTATTGGCGATGGCGCGGAGCTGGCGCACATCGATCTTTTGATGGGCGAGAAGGAAGGCCCTATCGGCTCGGCGTTTGCAAACGCGATCTCACAGCTTTCGGTCGGGCACACCCCGCTCCTTGCGGTTGTACGCCCGAACCTGCTGACGAAGCCCGTCACCCTCGTTATCCCGAAGGTCACGTTAAAGGACATGCACCAGGTCAACGAGATGTTCGGCCCCGTGCAGGCAGCAGTGGCGAAGGCCGTTGCCGACAGCGTCGAGGAAGGCGCGTTCGGCGATATCGATATCGAGACCCTTGCGATCCTCTGTTCAGCCTTCGTCCACCCGGAAGCAAAGGACTACAACAAGCTGTACCGCTACAACTACGGTGCAACCAAGCTTGCGATCACCCGCGCCATGGAATCCTTCCCGGACAAAAAGACGCTCATCCACGAGAAAGACCGTGCAGCCCACGCAATCATGGGATTCAAGGTCCAGCGCCTCTGGGACCCGCCATACCTGCAGGTGGCATGTGATATTGTCGACCTGGGCAAGCTCACCTCCGTCCTCTCGGCACTGCCCGAGAACGACCACATACTCATCGAGGCAGGCACCCCGCTCGTCAAGAAGTTCGGCCTCTCCGTCATCTCCGAGATCCGTAAGATCAAGCCCAATGCCTTCATCATCGCGGACATGAAGATCCTCGACACCGGCAACCTTGAGGCCCGCATGGCAGGCGATGCAACCGCTGATGCGGTCGTGATCTCCGGCCAGGCCCCCAACTCCACCATCGAGAAGGCAATCATCGAGGCGAAGAAGATCGGCATCTACTCGATCATCGATATGCTCAATGTCACCAACCCGGTCAAGCTTATCCAGAGCCTCAAAGCCAAGCCGGACATTGTTGAGCTCCACCGTGCAATCGATGTCGAGGAGACCGCCCATGCCTGGGGCGACATTGCGGCACTCAAGAAAGCGGCAGGCGGAAAACTCCTGGTCGCAACCGCCGGCGGTATCCGCACGAACGTGGTCAAGGAAGCCCTCAAGGCCGGAGCAGATATCCTTGTCGTTGGCCGTGCGATCACTGCCTCGAAGGATGTCAACCATGCAGCGGATGAGTTCCTGGAGCAGCTGAACCGGGAAGAGATCGACCAGTTCAGGATTATGACTGACTTCTGAAGTCAGGTCATATTTTTTTTTAGAATTTATTGAAGCGCATCCCTCTTCACGGGAGATCGGTTTTCTGTTCTGATAATCATGAAAATTTCAAAGATATTTTAAAAGATAATAATAATATAATATTTCCTTGTCACTTGTTAATTTCGGCATGCCGGGTCACGTTACCAGGAGTGGCTTTCCTGCAAAAGAGAATGTCCAGTATCTGGTTATTCTTACAATATCCCTTGGTGCATTCCTCGCTGCATTTGATGCCAGTGCTGTTAACCTGGCAACCACCCTTTTTATCAGGGAATTCGGTACCGATTTTTCCACAGTATCTCTGATTACTACGATCTATGAGATCGTGATGACCGTATTCCTTATTATTTTCGGAAAAGTAGCGGATCTCCAGGGTCTGAAAAAGACATATCTCCAGGGACTTGGTCTCTTTATTGCCTCTTCGTTCCTGTGCGGGCTCTCCTGGGGAATCCTGCCTTTTATTATCTTCCGTGTTTTCCAGGCCACGGGTGCTGCGATGATATTTGCTTCAGCACCGGCGCTGATGACAACAGTACTTCCGGAATCAGTCCATGGAAAAGCTCTGGCATGGCTTAGTGTGATTACCAGTGTGGGTTTTTGTCTTGGGTGGGGTATTGGGGGATTAATCATCCACCTCATCGGATGGAAATGGGTTTTTTTAAGTAATGTCCCCATAGGAATTGCCGTAATTCTGCTGGGAAAGAAAATTCTCTCCGAACCGGTCCGGCATACCACCCGCGATCCGTTTGATTATCGAGGAGCAATCATTGTCGCATTCTTTATCGGCGTTTTTCTTCTCGGGCTTTCAGTCATTGAAATCCCGGGCATGAGTGATCTTGTACTCGGACTAATTTTCTTTATCGCTATTATTGCGGCAGTGATCTGCTATGGTCATTTAAAGAAGTGTCCGTTTCCCGTTATCGATATAAATCTCTTAAAAAAACCCGGATATTCTATTGCGCTGGCGGTTTCAACTATCGTCACGTGCCTGACAGTAAGCGTGAGCTTTCTTTTTCCCTTATACCTGCATGAATTTGAACACGTGGATTACTTCCATTCAGGACTCATCCTCATGGGAAGTTCAGTTTTTTCCATGATTATTTCTCCGTTTGTCGGGGGTTTCGCCGATCGACACGGATCACGACGGGTCTGTATCTGGGGATTATTATTAATCCTGGTTTCCATGCTGTTATTCAGCGTCATTCCGATTGCAAGTGGTTTTCTTGTAATGTCCGCGGTTCTATGCCTGTTCCGCATAGCTGGCGGGGCGATCAACGGACCTCTCGATAAAGTTATCCTGAATCACTGCCCGGTCGAATCAAGAGGAAGCGGTTCGGGAATCATGATGACCGTGCGACATTCAACCCGTGTCATTGCAATTGTATTTGTTGAGATTTTTTTCGGGGCATCGATCTTCAGTGCCGGGATCTCTTCCACCGGAGAGACCCTCATCTCCGAAACAAATCTGAGTCTTTTCTCTGACGGATTCCAGATATTTTTTATTATCTGTTCCTGTTTAGCTGTCGTCGCACTCATCCTTTCATTATCGATCCGTGAGAGATCCTACGTTAAACCGGTATAACAGATCCCGCCGCAGAACCCCGGATCCCGGTATACCCTCAGTTCTTTGATCAACCCCAGTACTTCTCTAAATTTTCTTCCATGAACTTTGGATAGTCATCAACGCTTACCAACCTCCGATCAACTGAGAGATCGAAGAACAGAAACAACCGTAACGAATTTGAGTTTTCTCCGGAGTCCTTCCCAAACAAGTAGCCGGAAGAGATCAAACCGGAACAAATCTTCGTCAATCGTTCTCGGCCCACGTTGAACCTTTGAAAAGAACATCCATTGAAGAGTTACCCAGATATTCTTGAGGAGGAACGAGATTATCGTCAAGAGATAGCGGAGCACAACATTCCGGGAAGATGTTTTAGCTTTCACGATGTTTCGGATACGGTATGAAGATTCGATAGCGAACCGGTTCTTGTAGACCTGGTAGACTCTTCGGGGTTTCCAGTCAATGCCGTATACGACATAACCGAGATTCACATTCCCGAATTTTTTTATTCCTTCCCTGAAGGTACTGGACATCAATTGCGAGAGTAAGATCAAGAGGTTTACCAGTCCCCATCATCGTGTACTGGGCATACCGGGAATGATTCCCCCGGAGAATTTTCTTGAGTTCCTGGCCGTATTTTCTCACCGGCACGATATGCGGGATATTCTCATTCTGGAGAAACGAAAACACTTCGTTCGAGTAGAAACCACGATCGAGACAGAGAACGGTGATAGTCACTTTCGCGTTATTGATTATAGCTAGGAATTTCCGAATGTACTCGACCTTTGATACTCCCTTTTTTACCGGGAAAACTGCAAAGGTCTGCAGTTGACCTTTTGTTGTGATATAGAGCGAAACGTACGAGTAAAATGTCGTTGTTGATTTCTTCATTTTGCTCTTGAGAACGTAATCTTTGTTCGCTTCGATAATTTCACCATAATAAGGATCGTCGGTGAAATCTATGGCAAAATGATACGATTTCCCGGGAACAAGGATCTGATTGTTTGAGTAAGTGAGGATCTTTGATTGTAATTCCAGAAGTGAATCCAAATTCACCTTCGACAAATGGTATCTGACCGATGTTTCACACGGAACTTTTTCTACGACTTTATTGAGGGAATGCACTGATAGTTTGGTCGCTGACATCCCGACGAGTGACTGGATGAGTGTCTTTTGTTTTAGCGTTCCATTGATGGAAATCGTTAGGTGCCGGTTGATTGCATTCACTGCTATTTCGGAACAATCTTCTGCTCGGAGCTCATTCTTTATTCGGCGGGCAATTTGCCGGTGTTTGACCATATTCGGCGCCCGCTGCCTATTTAGATCTTACTGTCTTCTTTAGCTGTAACTAAAAATTAGTGAAGTACTGAACCCTGTAAATCCCGTAATTGAGCAGCGCAAAACCCGGAACAGTATTTTACGCGTTGAGCCTCGCTATGTTCGAATTTTTTTATAATCCTGCCAAAAATAAAAATCGATATTGTTATTATAAATCCCGCGAGATTTGGCTTTATGGTAATGATATACGATATCAGTAAATTGTATGCGGTAAATTCTCACCAGATTCTGTCAACATATCTTGATAACACCACAACGTCGATGGAAATTAAGGTTATTGTAGCTGCAGGTAGCGGTAGCGAAGAATATGGAGGGTATGGAAAACCGATTACGTATACTCTTTTTAAAAGGATGTACACATCAATCACCGATGAAAAAGTTAAGAGTCTTTTATCCGATCGCATAAAGGCAAATCAGACTGCAATTAAAAAACTCGAAAATGAGTTAGCAAAAGAGATGAAGAAAAAAAATAGCAGTATAAATTTAAAAATTCCTGAATTACGAACAGAAATTAATTCTTTGAAACAGGAGTACCTGCAATTGCAAAATCCTGATTCTAATATTGTAAAAAAATTAATGCTTAGTGTGAAAAATCAGCAGAAAGATACAGATAAATCAGCAAAAACAACCTATAATAAATTCCTTCAGTACCTTTCTGATCCAGAGTTCCACAATTCCAAGGATCCCGTAGATTTTACACAAATCCTCTGATTTTTTTCATTGTCTTTGAAGGCAGCTTTAAAGAAAACCAATAATCCTCATATCCGATGAAATTTTTGCGCTTTTCAGGATTTCGGGGAGTTTTTTCGCGTAGAGCCTCGTTCAAGGGATCATGCGTGCATCAGCCTCCATCGATATTTTTCCTGCAATGAGGAGGAGTTCGCTGAAAAATTTTCACCCGGCAAAAGAAATTGCAAACAAAAAAATCCGGACCCGGTTGTTGAACCCGAAAAAATTCAGGCCTGATAGCGATTCAGTAAATCCCATGCCGGGATTCCGCTCCCTGCAAAAACCCTTCCACCCCTTTTCCGGATTACCCTGATTACAAAACCAGACCCCCTGCATATACCCCCCTTTCTTAGAGAATGCCCCTCTCCCATCGATATTCCTCCGACGGAGACCCGGATTACCGCGTTTGAACTATGGGGTGGAAAGACACACTCCAGTGGAAATGTTGTCCACGCCATTCAAAAAGTCTTTGATAACTGAGTATTTTCAAAAAATACTTGATTTTTATGGGATTTCGACCTGCAAAATAGCGGGCCTGTACGGGCCCCGGTTTTCCAGCCAAACTGCAACCAGTTTCCGGGACAAAACCCCGCCGTAAGCCCGCTATGAGCGAATTCTGATCGGGAAGAGATTTTTAGCCGGTTCCGTGAGATTTTTCAGCCGGAAAAACGTGTGTTCGATGAACCGGAAGCGGATATGTGGCCAGGAACCGTATTCTGTAAGGGAGTGTATCCCAAAGGAGGCCAATTCGGGCCTTTTTCCGCCAGGCTCTCCAGTGATCCTACCGGATAAGTTCCGGATAATTCCATTACGCAAAAACCCGGCGGGGTGTTTTCTCGCGTAGAGTCTCGCTCTCCCGGGGTCCGGGGTACCAGCTCCCGTCAGGTACGGCGGTTTTATCATCCATGCCTTCGCAGGGCAGCCGCTCCTCCAGGAAGACGATCTGCCCGGGACAATTCCGGGTCTTCTCCCTGCACTTGCCGGATTAATTAAGCGCCGGATACAATCAGTACGTTATGAGTACGGAGATCCCATGGGAAAAGTCACGGATGGAATTCAAACCCGTTGATATGTCAATATCTTACAACGGGGGGATGCGGTTTACCGCACGCACCGCGTCCGGGAAGATCGTGTTCCCGATGGAAGCCCCGGTCGGTATGGGCGGGGACGGGAAGGTCCCCAACCCCATCCAGTACCTCATCGGCTCGCTCGGGGGCTGTGTCGGCGTGAAGATCCTCCTTGCCCTCTCCGACAAAGGTATTGTCCCGGATGACCTGACCATCGGGATCCATGCAACCCGGAGAAAGACCATGCCCGCGTTCTTCGATCATGTCCACCTGACGGTCACGCTCCGGGCCGATGCTGATGATGCAATGGTCCCGGGGATCATAGAACAGACCCTTTCCCGTCTCTGCCCTATCGCTGCCATGTTCGCCGAGGTCGGGGAAGTGACTGCCGAACACCGGATTATCCGGAAATAACCATTCTCTTTTTTTACAGCACCCGCTTTACCCCGGGCACAGCTCGGATGAGGTGTGCAAGCACAAACGCACAGCAGATTGCGAGCGGGAGTTCAATGGCAAATTTGGCTATCGGGGGAAGGGCAATGCCGGTCAAGACAAGCGCGAGAGAGATAATGATGACCGGGTGGATGATGTACACGGTGTAGGAATCCCCGGCCATTGCCCGGGTGACAGGCCCCTGGTTTTTGAACCACCGGGAGAACATCCAGAGAAGCCCGACGATGATCATCACGCCGGCCATCATCTCCCAGAAGGCAAAGAGAAATGCCTGCCAGTGAAGTCCTCCCCGGATGAGTGAGATCCCTTCACCTGAACCTATGGTCAGGAGATAGAATGCAGGCAGTATGGCGATCAGGATCGTGGCAGCAACCGCACAGATTTTTCCGGTCCGGGAGGGGATTTTGTCAAACCAGTTGTTCCGTGCTGCCCAGATGCCGATGATAAAGAACGCGATATATTGCGGGAAGAACGGGGGCTGGAAGTTGAAGAACGAGAAGGACCCTATCGGCAGGAAGATCCTGACAACCGCTGTTACCAGCCCAAGGAGAAGTCCCAGGGCGACGATGGGAATGACTTCGGGAAATGCAGAGGATTGTTGATCGCGGGGCGGTCCTGGCGGGCGGATGGTTACCCATGCAACATACAGGAGGGTTGCGATCAGCAGGAGAAATACAAACCACATCGGCCCGAGCGCATGGCCGGTGACCGGATCGAAGATGGATTCCCAGCCGTCCGGAAGTGTCCCCGTGCCCAGCCTGATGATGAGGATGATGAGAGCGTTCATGAGCACAATCCAGACAACAAGCGGGATGCCGAGCCGTACCAGCCGGTCCCGGACGAACGCGGCTGTACCCTTGCGCCCGATCGAAGACGGGACGAAATATGCCGATATCAGGAGGAAGAAACCCATGAAAAAAGACTGGTTCACGATACAGATCAGGGACAGGATGAACGGGGCCATGGTACCATTCCCCGTTGTATCGACGTAGTACCAGCTGCCAAGCCCCCCGTAAGTTATTGCGCTGTGTGTTGTAATGACCAGGCAGATCAGGAGGATGCGGATATTATCGATGAAGAGAAGTCGCTGTGCACCCTGCTTCTTTTCTGTCCCGGTATCGGCCATAGAAAAAATCCACGGTATAATCCTATTTATTCATTTGTTAATCATAGCGCAGGGTATGATGGTCCACAGGCACACAGAGCCGTTCAGATTATTTTTTTGGGGACAAATAAAATCGCAATAGTATTCAGTCAAAGGATGACATAACTGGATAGTTCATGGTCCGGCTGCATTATCTTGACAACCTGCGGTGGATGTGCATCCTCGTGCTATTCCCGCTCCACGCTGCATTCGTGTTCTGTTCAGGATGGTACGGGTATTATGTCCTGTCCGATTACACCTCCACGGCTGCACATTGTCTCGCGGTTGTTGTTGAGCCCTGGATCATGCCGGTGCTATTCAGTATTGCAGGAATAAGTACGAAATTTGCATTACAGAAGCGTACACCTCAGATATACCTCAAAGAACGGGTCACAAAACTCCTTGTCCCGTTCCTGGCAGGACTGGTCTTCATCTGCCCCGTGATTGCATACTATGCCCAAAAATTCCACAACGGCTACACCGGGAGCTTTTTTGGTGCGTTTGTGCAGTTCTTCAGCTCTGTTCAAAACGTGCAGGGTACGAACGGGATTACGGGGGGATTCAGCGCTGACCACCTCTGGTTCATCCTCTTCCTGTTCATCATATCCGTCCTGGCACTCGGTGTGATCCTCCTTTTGCAGCGACAGGAAAGGCTTCACGTCAATTTCGGTAACGTACGTCTTCCGGTTCTCTGTCTTTTGTTTATCCCGGTCTGGATCCTGAACATTGCCGGCATTAATGTGGCAGGATATTCTTTTGTTTCATATTTCGCCATATTCCTCATCGGGTACTACCTGTTTTCGATGGATACGGTCCTGGCCCGGCTGGAAAAGTACTGGGCAGGTCTCCTGGCTGCATGGATAGTCCTGATAATTCTCGTGATGTGGATGTACGGAATAATGCTCGGGCATTCCGAAGTATTCTGGGGGTCTTCCCCCGTCTATGTTTTAACCGGGTGGACCGGCGTTCTTGCCCTTCTTGGAGCGGGGAGGCACCTGCTGGATGTTTCCAATAATTTCACTGCCTATCTGGGTGCAGCAGCGTACCCGGTGTATATTATCCACGAGGCAATACTGGTGGCAATTGCCTATTACGTGGTGATGCTTGCAATCCCTCCGGCTCTGCAGTATCTGGCCATCGTGATCTTCAGTGTCCTCCTGACATTTGCCTGCTACGAGATCCTCAGGAGAATCCCGGTAGTACGGGCTCTGTTCGGGATTGCCGGCCCGGAAAAGAAACCTGCGTGAGTTGCTCACTGTTTTTTCTCAGGTTACATGAGATAATAGAAGATATCACGACGGTCAGGATCATGGAGTCAGAGATGAACCCTGCCTGAATCGTGAAATTAAGGAAGTATACCAGTTGTTGCCTGCATGTCCGCAGATACCCCCTCCCTGATCGGCAGGAAGGCATCACGATGTTCCTTCGGGTCACTGCCGGGCAGAATTCTTCTGGCAGATCATCCCATAGCGCAGGAACCGGCAGGGCCTTCCCCCGTCCGGGTTATCCTTCAACGGGAAACTGTCCGGAAATATTTTTCCGGCAATCCGGCAACGGTCACATCGGAACGGCTAAATAAAAAAAATACAGACGGGGTTCATGAAGATCAGCAAAGAATGGGACTGGAGTCAGCTGGGTACCGGGTTCTGGACAGGAGTTGCGGTTATCAGTCTGGTCAACATCGGGCTGATTATGGCTCACCATAATCAATTCCTCTATGACGAGTACATTCTCGGAATTTCAATTGTTATCATCGTTGTGTACCTGGTTGTCAGGAGCCGTTCAAAATAATTTTTTGAGGATTGTCGCTGGCAATTGTTCCTGGTTATTATTCCTGTGTCCCGTCAGGGTCGCCTGCACGCCGTTCCGGGCAAAACCGGATAAAACGCCATTTTTTTTAGCAATAGTTTAAGCACTCACTCGTCTCATGTGAGGTTATGCTTGAGGAGTTCTGTGAAGGAAATCACTGCGATCAATACATCCATTCTGAGGGGGGGTCTTTTGCACAGTGCCTTATGGTCCAGAGAGAATTAGCCCGGGTTGGCAGCTGTCCGCTCCGGTATGACAGGATTGTGGCGAAGGCGATCCCGGAAGAACGAACCAATTCCCGCAGCGATGTCAAAGGCGAGCCAAAGAAAAAGAAAGGATTTAACAACAGATCAAAATGATCTGAAGGTATAGAAGGCCAGGAAGATTGCAGCGTGGTCATTACGGATCTCCTCAATACAAGGTGCGGGACTCAGGAAAAAGGCCGCGAGTTCAAATCCCGTACATCAATTTCTGTTTTTCCCCTCTGAACATGTGAGTACAATTGAGAAAATCCCGCCATCCGTTA
Above is a window of uncultured Methanoregula sp. DNA encoding:
- a CDS encoding acyltransferase family protein yields the protein MADTGTEKKQGAQRLLFIDNIRILLICLVITTHSAITYGGLGSWYYVDTTGNGTMAPFILSLICIVNQSFFMGFFLLISAYFVPSSIGRKGTAAFVRDRLVRLGIPLVVWIVLMNALIILIIRLGTGTLPDGWESIFDPVTGHALGPMWFVFLLLIATLLYVAWVTIRPPGPPRDQQSSAFPEVIPIVALGLLLGLVTAVVRIFLPIGSFSFFNFQPPFFPQYIAFFIIGIWAARNNWFDKIPSRTGKICAVAATILIAILPAFYLLTIGSGEGISLIRGGLHWQAFLFAFWEMMAGVMIIVGLLWMFSRWFKNQGPVTRAMAGDSYTVYIIHPVIIISLALVLTGIALPPIAKFAIELPLAICCAFVLAHLIRAVPGVKRVL
- a CDS encoding OsmC family protein — encoded protein: MRFTARTASGKIVFPMEAPVGMGGDGKVPNPIQYLIGSLGGCVGVKILLALSDKGIVPDDLTIGIHATRRKTMPAFFDHVHLTVTLRADADDAMVPGIIEQTLSRLCPIAAMFAEVGEVTAEHRIIRK
- a CDS encoding MFS transporter → MSLVNFGMPGHVTRSGFPAKENVQYLVILTISLGAFLAAFDASAVNLATTLFIREFGTDFSTVSLITTIYEIVMTVFLIIFGKVADLQGLKKTYLQGLGLFIASSFLCGLSWGILPFIIFRVFQATGAAMIFASAPALMTTVLPESVHGKALAWLSVITSVGFCLGWGIGGLIIHLIGWKWVFLSNVPIGIAVILLGKKILSEPVRHTTRDPFDYRGAIIVAFFIGVFLLGLSVIEIPGMSDLVLGLIFFIAIIAAVICYGHLKKCPFPVIDINLLKKPGYSIALAVSTIVTCLTVSVSFLFPLYLHEFEHVDYFHSGLILMGSSVFSMIISPFVGGFADRHGSRRVCIWGLLLILVSMLLFSVIPIASGFLVMSAVLCLFRIAGGAINGPLDKVILNHCPVESRGSGSGIMMTVRHSTRVIAIVFVEIFFGASIFSAGISSTGETLISETNLSLFSDGFQIFFIICSCLAVVALILSLSIRERSYVKPV
- a CDS encoding acyltransferase family protein, which encodes MVRLHYLDNLRWMCILVLFPLHAAFVFCSGWYGYYVLSDYTSTAAHCLAVVVEPWIMPVLFSIAGISTKFALQKRTPQIYLKERVTKLLVPFLAGLVFICPVIAYYAQKFHNGYTGSFFGAFVQFFSSVQNVQGTNGITGGFSADHLWFILFLFIISVLALGVILLLQRQERLHVNFGNVRLPVLCLLFIPVWILNIAGINVAGYSFVSYFAIFLIGYYLFSMDTVLARLEKYWAGLLAAWIVLIILVMWMYGIMLGHSEVFWGSSPVYVLTGWTGVLALLGAGRHLLDVSNNFTAYLGAAAYPVYIIHEAILVAIAYYVVMLAIPPALQYLAIVIFSVLLTFACYEILRRIPVVRALFGIAGPEKKPA
- a CDS encoding bifunctional 5,6,7,8-tetrahydromethanopterin hydro-lyase/3-hexulose-6-phosphate synthase → MYLVGEALIGDGAELAHIDLLMGEKEGPIGSAFANAISQLSVGHTPLLAVVRPNLLTKPVTLVIPKVTLKDMHQVNEMFGPVQAAVAKAVADSVEEGAFGDIDIETLAILCSAFVHPEAKDYNKLYRYNYGATKLAITRAMESFPDKKTLIHEKDRAAHAIMGFKVQRLWDPPYLQVACDIVDLGKLTSVLSALPENDHILIEAGTPLVKKFGLSVISEIRKIKPNAFIIADMKILDTGNLEARMAGDATADAVVISGQAPNSTIEKAIIEAKKIGIYSIIDMLNVTNPVKLIQSLKAKPDIVELHRAIDVEETAHAWGDIAALKKAAGGKLLVATAGGIRTNVVKEALKAGADILVVGRAITASKDVNHAADEFLEQLNREEIDQFRIMTDF